The genomic window CAGTCGTCGATGCCTGAGCCCGGCCTCGGAACACGCCCACACGCGCCTTCACCCTCGCCCTCGCTCCGGATCCGGCTCGCCGTCGACACCGACTGGCCGGCGATCTGGCCCATCCTCAGCGAGGTCGTGACAACCGGCGAGACCATGCCGTACGACCCGGCCATGACCTCGGAATCGGCCCGCGACATGTGGCTCGAACGCCCGCCCGGCCAGACCGTCGTCGCGCTCCTGGACGGCGAGATCGCGGGCACCGCCAAGATGTCCGCGAACCGCCCCGGTGCCGGAGCCCACGTCTCCACCGCCAGCTTCATGGTGGCGTCCGGCACCCGCGGCCGCGGAGTCGGCACCGCCCTGTGCCGGTACGCCCTGACCTGGGCTCGCGACAAGGGTTTCGCCAGTATGCAGTTCAACGCGGTGGTGGAGACGAACACCGCAGCAGTAGCCCTCTACCAGCGCGAGGGCTTCCAGATCGTCGGCACCGTCCCCCGTTCCTTCCACCACCCGTCCCACGGCCGAGTCGGCCTGCACGTGATGTACCAGGAGTTCACCCGCGACTCGTGACGCGGAGCCTTCCGGCCCGGTGAAGAAGGCAGGACGG from Actinoplanes derwentensis includes these protein-coding regions:
- a CDS encoding GNAT family N-acetyltransferase, with amino-acid sequence MPEPGLGTRPHAPSPSPSLRIRLAVDTDWPAIWPILSEVVTTGETMPYDPAMTSESARDMWLERPPGQTVVALLDGEIAGTAKMSANRPGAGAHVSTASFMVASGTRGRGVGTALCRYALTWARDKGFASMQFNAVVETNTAAVALYQREGFQIVGTVPRSFHHPSHGRVGLHVMYQEFTRDS